The Epinephelus lanceolatus isolate andai-2023 chromosome 8, ASM4190304v1, whole genome shotgun sequence genome includes a window with the following:
- the adrm1 gene encoding proteasomal ubiquitin receptor ADRM1 isoform X1 → MSSGALFPSLVSGSRGSSSKYLVEFRAGKMTLKGNVVTPDKRKGMVYIQQSDDSLIHFCWKDRTTGNVDDDLIIFPDDCEFKKVSQCTTGRVFVLKFKAGSKRLFFWMQEPKSDKDDEYCRKVNEYLNNPPIPGAAGSGGGSGHELSALGGEGGLQNLLGNMSHNQLMQLIGPTGLGGLGGLGALAGPGLANLLGSGGPATSSSSSSSRSQSAAATPSSGGAPRVSSSQAPTTPVTPAASAVSPTSVAPSTPASAQTPLAPASVGSPTSHQPIQLSDLQSILATMNVPAASAAQGTAVDLASVCTPEMMAPILANAEVQQRLLPFLPSGESLPQSAEEIQNTINSPQFQQSMSMFSSALASGQLGPLMSQFGLPAEAVDAANRGDVEAFAKAMQGNKGDAKDKKEDDEDMSLD, encoded by the exons ATGTCTTCAGGCGCTCTCTTTCCAAGCTTGGTGAGCGGCTCCAGAGGAAGCTCCAGCAAGTACCTGGTGGAGTTTCGTGCCGGGAAAATGACTCTGAAGGGGAATGTAGTGACACCTGACAAACGCAAGGGCATGGTGTACATCCAGCAGTCCGACGACTCCCTGATTCACTTCTGCTGGAAGGACAGGACGACTGGGAATGTTGATGAT GACCTGATCATCTTCCCTGATGACTGTGAATTCAAGAAGGTGAGCCAGTGCACCACCGGACGCGTCTTCGTGCTGAAATTCAAGGCCGGATCCAAGAGACTGTTCTTCTGGATGCAG GAGCCAAAGAGTGACAAGGATGACGAGTACTGCCGTAAGGTGAACGAGTACCTGAACAACCCTCCCATTCCCGGAGCGGCAGGAAGCGGAGGCGGCAGTGGCCACGAACTCTCTGCACTCGGAGGAGAGGGAGGCCTGCAAAACCTGCTGGGAAATATGAGCCACAATCAGTTGATGCAGCTGATTGGACCGACAGGACTGGGAGGACTGG GAGGCCTGGGAGCTCTAGCAGGACCAGGACTTGCCAACTTGCTGGGCAGTGGAGGACCAGCCACAAGCAGCTCCTCATCCAG CTCTCGTAGCCAGTCAGCAGCCGCCACTCCGTCATCAGGCGGAGCCCCCAGGGTGAGCTCCTCTCAGGCCCCCACCACCCCTGTGACTCCTGCTGCCTCAGCTGTCTCCCCCACCAGTGTTGCTCCCTCCACACCAG CCTCAGCTCAGACTCCCCTGGCCCCAGCCTCTGTTGGAAGCCCTACCTCCCACCAGCCCATCCAGCTCAGTGACCTTCAGAGCATCCTCGCCACCATGAACGTCCCAGCGGCGTCGGCTGCTCAGGGAACAGCGG TGGACCTTGCAAGTGTTTGCACCCCGGAGATGATGGCTCCCATCCTGGCTAACGCTGAGGTCCAGCAGAGGCTCCTGCCCTTCCTCCCCAGTGGAGAAAGTTTACCGCAGAGCGCTGAGGAGATCCAGAACACAATCAACTCACCTCAGTTCCAACAG TCCATGAGCATGTTCAGCAGTGCCTTGGCCTCCGGGCAGCTCGGCCCTCTCATGAGTCAGTTTGGTCTGCCGGCAGAAGCTGTGGACGCCGCCAACCGAGGAG ATGTGGAGGCGTTTGC
- the adrm1 gene encoding proteasomal ubiquitin receptor ADRM1 isoform X2: protein MSSGALFPSLVSGSRGSSSKYLVEFRAGKMTLKGNVVTPDKRKGMVYIQQSDDSLIHFCWKDRTTGNVDDDLIIFPDDCEFKKVSQCTTGRVFVLKFKAGSKRLFFWMQEPKSDKDDEYCRKVNEYLNNPPIPGAAGSGGGSGHELSALGGEGGLQNLLGNMSHNQLMQLIGPTGLGGLGLGALAGPGLANLLGSGGPATSSSSSSSRSQSAAATPSSGGAPRVSSSQAPTTPVTPAASAVSPTSVAPSTPASAQTPLAPASVGSPTSHQPIQLSDLQSILATMNVPAASAAQGTAVDLASVCTPEMMAPILANAEVQQRLLPFLPSGESLPQSAEEIQNTINSPQFQQSMSMFSSALASGQLGPLMSQFGLPAEAVDAANRGDVEAFAKAMQGNKGDAKDKKEDDEDMSLD from the exons ATGTCTTCAGGCGCTCTCTTTCCAAGCTTGGTGAGCGGCTCCAGAGGAAGCTCCAGCAAGTACCTGGTGGAGTTTCGTGCCGGGAAAATGACTCTGAAGGGGAATGTAGTGACACCTGACAAACGCAAGGGCATGGTGTACATCCAGCAGTCCGACGACTCCCTGATTCACTTCTGCTGGAAGGACAGGACGACTGGGAATGTTGATGAT GACCTGATCATCTTCCCTGATGACTGTGAATTCAAGAAGGTGAGCCAGTGCACCACCGGACGCGTCTTCGTGCTGAAATTCAAGGCCGGATCCAAGAGACTGTTCTTCTGGATGCAG GAGCCAAAGAGTGACAAGGATGACGAGTACTGCCGTAAGGTGAACGAGTACCTGAACAACCCTCCCATTCCCGGAGCGGCAGGAAGCGGAGGCGGCAGTGGCCACGAACTCTCTGCACTCGGAGGAGAGGGAGGCCTGCAAAACCTGCTGGGAAATATGAGCCACAATCAGTTGATGCAGCTGATTGGACCGACAGGACTGGGAGGACTGG GCCTGGGAGCTCTAGCAGGACCAGGACTTGCCAACTTGCTGGGCAGTGGAGGACCAGCCACAAGCAGCTCCTCATCCAG CTCTCGTAGCCAGTCAGCAGCCGCCACTCCGTCATCAGGCGGAGCCCCCAGGGTGAGCTCCTCTCAGGCCCCCACCACCCCTGTGACTCCTGCTGCCTCAGCTGTCTCCCCCACCAGTGTTGCTCCCTCCACACCAG CCTCAGCTCAGACTCCCCTGGCCCCAGCCTCTGTTGGAAGCCCTACCTCCCACCAGCCCATCCAGCTCAGTGACCTTCAGAGCATCCTCGCCACCATGAACGTCCCAGCGGCGTCGGCTGCTCAGGGAACAGCGG TGGACCTTGCAAGTGTTTGCACCCCGGAGATGATGGCTCCCATCCTGGCTAACGCTGAGGTCCAGCAGAGGCTCCTGCCCTTCCTCCCCAGTGGAGAAAGTTTACCGCAGAGCGCTGAGGAGATCCAGAACACAATCAACTCACCTCAGTTCCAACAG TCCATGAGCATGTTCAGCAGTGCCTTGGCCTCCGGGCAGCTCGGCCCTCTCATGAGTCAGTTTGGTCTGCCGGCAGAAGCTGTGGACGCCGCCAACCGAGGAG ATGTGGAGGCGTTTGC